In Gossypium arboreum isolate Shixiya-1 chromosome 6, ASM2569848v2, whole genome shotgun sequence, the following are encoded in one genomic region:
- the LOC108486287 gene encoding uncharacterized protein LOC108486287: protein MALLLARSRCRSLANPSLLHLFSTSSNDPNNDNATANGNHSANNPPSVSSYFGDVKTDQHQQRPRSPTNPSTPNSKPMSVSASLREIRKNLSEFRRRSAGPSPAEPISTPSQSQPHISFQELFKRNASAKQGESTESPNGFGTSGKRAMENLKNSLRHMKQNSEANNNVEGRSGPLISLSAFKNDLKLKPSADRVVSPVIGGTSTELPASIFEREMKGKAKGGETAMRTEFVRMYGYEELGQRLKELRPPEKEGGFSLQELNERLKKLRAIEEKETDVQISGVNFAAIRDGLTALKTSDEEKQKNKLAQKVDILDLFGRTPEFMLHPPKEHLVEKYFHPDNMSSAEKMKIELAKVRDEFKMSESDCGSARVQVAQLTTKIKHLSSVLHKKDKHSRKGLQAMVQKRKKLLKYLRRTDWDSYCFVLLKLGLRDTADSKNY, encoded by the exons ATGGCACTCCTTCTCGCCAGATCCAGATGCAGATCCCTCGCCAACCCTTCACTCCTCCACCTTTTCTCCACTTCTTCAAATGACCCAAACAACGATAACGCCACCGCGAACGGCAACCACTCCGCCAATAATCCCCCTTCAGTCTCTTCTTACTTCGGCGATGTCAAAACTGACCAACACCAACAAAGACCCAGAAGCCCCACAAATCCTTCGACTCCCAATTCCAAACCCATGTCAGTAAGCGCTTCCTTACGGGAAATACGTAAGAATCTCTCCGAGTTCCGCCGACGTTCAGCGGGGCCATCTCCTGCTGAGCCCATTTCTACACCATCACAATCACAGCCACATATTTCGTTCCAAGAGTTATTCAAACGAAACGCCTCAGCAAAACAAGGGGAGTCCACCGAAAGTCCAAATGGTTTTGGTACTAGTGGGAAACGGGCGATGGAAAATTTAAAGAACAGTCTGCGGCACATGAAACAGAATTCTGAGGCGAACAACAACGTGGAGGGAAGATCAGGTCCATTAATATCTTTATCGGCATTTAAGAATGATTTAAAGTTGAAGCCTTCAGCTGACAGAGTGGTCTCCCCGGTGATTGGTGGGACTTCGACTGAACTACCGGCCTCGATTTTCGAGAGGGAGATGAAAGGTAAGGCTAAAGGAGGAGAGACTGCAATGAGGACAGAGTTTGTTAGGATGTATGGTTATGAAGAGTTAGGGCAGAGGTTGAAGGAATTACGGCCGCCGGAGAAGGAGGGTGGGTTTTCATTGCAGGAGTTGAATGAAAGGTTGAAAAAGTTAAGGGCAATCGAAGAGAAGGAAACCGATGTGCAGATCAGTGGGGTTAACTTCGCGGCTATAAGGGATGGCTTGACCGCTTTGAAGACGTCTGACGAagaaaaacagaaaaataaattaG CCCAGAAAGTTGATATATTGGACCTCTTTGGTAGAACTCCAGAGTTTATGTTGCACCCTCCAAAGGAACATTTAGTTGAAAAG TATTTCCATCCCGATAACATGTCTTCTGCTGAAAAAATGAAAATCGAGCTTGCAAAAGTTAGAGATGAATTTAAGATGTCAGAATCTGATTGTGGATCTGCACGTGTTCAAG TGGCACAACTCACTACCAAGATCAAACATCTATCATCAGTTCTGCATAAAAAG GATAAGCACTCTCGAAAAGGTCTTCAAGCAATGGTGCAGAAGAGGAAGAAGTTGTTGAAGTATCTCCGAAGAACCGACTGGGATTCATACTGTTTTGTTCTGTTGAAGCTTGGTCTCAGGGATACTGCAGATTCGAAGAACTATTAG